A portion of the Scleropages formosus chromosome 15, fSclFor1.1, whole genome shotgun sequence genome contains these proteins:
- the LOC108923450 gene encoding frizzled-3-like isoform X1: MVLRPARSKPGCSAPAPLPQCSAGMAALLWMVLSVLPVGGTIHVDSAESHSAFACEPIALRMCQDLPYNTTFMPNLLNHYDQQTAALAMEPFHPMVNLQCSPDLRPFLCALHAPVCTEYGRVSLPCRSLCLQAQHDCQKLMDMFGVAWPEEMDCNRFPDCHESYPRAVDLIASTEPTDQSSLTVQRDYGFWCPRELKMEPELSYSFLGVRDCSPPCPNMYFRHDELNFARYFIGVVSIVCLSATLFTFLTFLIDVTRFRYPERPIIFYAVCYMMVSLVFFLGFLLGDRVACNAASPGQYRASTVTQGSHNKACTLLFMGLYFFTMAGSVWWVILTITWFLAAVPKWGSEAIEKKALLFHASAWGVPGALTVTLLAMNKIEGDNVSGVCFVGLYDVAALRWFLLAPLCLDVLVGVVLLLAGIVALNRVRMEIPLEKENQDKLVKFMIRIGVFSVLYLVPLLVVIGCYFYEQSYRSVWETTWVQERCREYHIPCPYQVEQTSRPDLVLFLMKYLMVLVVGIPSVFWVGSKKTCFEWASFLHGRRRKDSGVNESRQVLQEPDFAQSLLRDPNAPIIRKSRGTSTQGTSTHASSTHLAMMDEQRSKAGSVHSKMSSYHGSLHRSRDGGYTPCSYRGTEERPTHGSLPRLNEQSQHSSMQRLDSQSRHSSVRDLSNVSPALITHGTSMNRVIEEDGASA; the protein is encoded by the exons ATGGTACTGAGGCCTGCGAGGTCCAAGCCGGGCTGCTCGGCCCCGGCACCACTTCCACAGTGCTCCGCCGGGATGGCGGCCCTTCTTTGGATGGTCCTCTCGGTGTTGCCGGTTGGTGGGACCATCCACGTGGACTCGGCGGAGAGCCACAGCGCCTTTGCCTGCGAGCCCATCGCGCTGCGCATGTGCCAGGACCTGCCCTACAACACGACCTTCATGCCCAACCTGCTGAACCACTACGACCAGCAGACGGCCGCCCTGGCCATGGAG CCCTTCCACCCCATGGTGAACCTGCAGTGCTCCCCGGACCTACGGCCCTTCCTGTGTGCACTCCACGCTCCTGTCTGCACCGAGTATGGCCGTGTGTCCCTGCCGTGCCGCAGTCTGTGCCTTCAGGCCCAGCACGACTGCCAGAAGCTCATGGACATGTTCGGCGTGGCCTGGCCAGAGGAGATGGACTGCAACAG GTTCCCAGACTGTCATGAGTCTTACCCGCGTGCAGTAGACCTGATTGCCAGCACAGAGCCCACAGACCAGTCATCCTTGACGGTGCAGCGCGACTATGGCTTCTGGTGCCCTCGGGAGCTTAAGATGGAGCCTGAGCTGAGCTACTCCTTTTTGGGGGTGCGGGACTGCTCCCCGCCCTGCCCCAACATGTATTTTCGTCACGATGAGCTCAACTTCGCCCGCTACTTCATTGGTGTCGTGTCcatcgtctgtctgtctgccacGCTCTTCACCTTCCTCACGTTCCTCATCGATGTGACCCGCTTCCGCTACCCCGAGCGGCCCATCATCTTCTACGCCGTGTGCTACATGATGGTGTCCCTGGTGTTCTTCTTGGGCTTCCTGCTGGGCGACCGCGTTGCCTGCAATGCTGCCAGTCCCGGGCAGTATCGTGCCTCCACAGTCACCCAGGGCTCCCACAACAAGGCCTGCACACTGCTCTTCATGGGACTCTACTTCTTCACCATGGCAGGCAGCGTCTGGTGGGTCATTCTCACCATCACTTGGTTCCTGGCAGCTGTGCCCAAGTGGGGCAGCGAGGCCATCGAGAAGAAGGCTCTGCTCTTCCACGCTAGCGCATGGGGCGTTCCCGGCGCTCTCACGGTGACGCTGCTGGCCATGAATAAGATTGAGGGTGACAACGTGAGCGGCGTCTGCTTTGTGGGACTGTACGACGTGGCGGCGCTGCGTTGGTTCCTGCTGGCCCCGCTCTGTCTGGACGTGCTGGTGGgcgtggtgctgctgctggcgggCATCGTGGCCCTGAACCGCGTGCGCATGGAAATCCCGCTGGAGAAGGAGAATCAGGACAAGCTGGTGAAGTTCATGATCCGCATTGGCGTCTTCTCCGTTCTCTACCTGGTCCCCCTGCTGGTGGTCATTGGCTGCTACTTCTACGAGCAGAGCTACCGCTCTGTGTGGGAGACCACGTGGGTGCAGGAACGATGCCGCGAGTACCACATCCCCTGTCCCTACCAG GTGGAGCAGACCAGCCGGCCAGATCTGGTCCTTTTTCTCATGAAGTACCTGAtggtgctggtggtgggcaTCCCCTCTGTCTTCTGGGTGGGCAGCAAGAAGACATGCTTCGAGTGGGCCAGCTTCCTCCACGGCCGCCGGCGGAAAGA TAGCGGCGTCAACGAGAGTCGCCAAGTGCTGCAGGAGCCCGACTTCGCACAGTCGCTCCTGCGGGATCCCAACGCGCCCATCATCCGCAAGTCCCGCGGTACCTCGACTCAGGGCACTTCCACCCACGCCTCCTCCACCCACCTGGCAATGATGGATGAGCAGCGCAGCAAGGCAGGCAGTGTGCACAGCAAGATGAGCAGCTACCACGGCAGCCTGCACCGCTCGCGAGACGGCGG GTACACTCCCTGCAGCTACCGTGGTACAGAGGAGCGCCCCACCCACGGGAGCCTCCCCCGCCTCAATGAGCAGTCCCAGCACAGCAGCATGCAGCGTCTCGATAGCCAATCGCGGCACAGTAGCGTGCGGGACCTGAGCAATGTCTCGCCTGCTCTCATCACCCATGGCACCAGTATGAACCGTGTCATCGAAGAGGATGGGGCCAGTGCTTGA
- the krtcap3 gene encoding keratinocyte-associated protein 3, with translation MCEFEKQKGPRRLMKKGITLIFLGHINFILGAIVHGSVLRHVSKPDGRVTSEFSVANVISVTSGLLSIANGIIAILVSRNLLSAKLHVGLLISSFLNALLSAACAAGLLLAISLTIRSGGQGLMEGCNSTVTPAGARSLIAADCPFDTTRIYDTTLAMWFPCTAMAAVESGLSVWCFVVGLTLRGLGPCGHSYLREQLAEGDLAERLGADVESSAQGQQLIAHHSALM, from the exons ATGTGCGAATTTG AGAAGCAGAAGGGCCCCCGGCGTCTGATGAAGAAGGGCATCACGCTGATATTTCTGGGACACATTAACTTCATCCTGGGGGCCATCGTACACGGCAGTGTCCTCAGACACGTGTCCAAGCCGGACGGCCGCGTCACCTCCGAGTTCTCAGTGGCCAACGTCATCTCGGTGACGTCAGGACTGCTG AGTATTGCAAATGGCATAATTGCAATTCTGGTGTCAAGAAATCTTCTCAGTGCTAAACTG CACGTGGGCCTGCTGATCAGCTCCTTCCTGAACGCCCTGCTCTCGGCCGCATGCGCGGCGGGGCTGCTTCTGGCCATCAGCCTCACTATCCGCAGCGGAGGACAGGGCCTCATGGAGGGCTGCAACTCCACCGTAACCCCTGCCGGGGCCCGTTCGCTCATCGCAGCCGACTGCCCTTTCGACACCACCCGCATCTAT GACACAACCCTGGCCATGTGGTTCCCCTGCACGGCGATGGCGGCTGTCGAGTCGGGTCTGTCCGTGTGGTGCTTCGTCGTCGGACTGACCCTGCGAGGCCTGGGTCCCTGCGGTCACAGTTACCTCAGAGAGCAG CTTGCGGAGGGGGACCTGGCTGAGAGACTAGGGGCCGACGTGGAGTCCTCAGCTCAGGGCCAGCAGCTCATTGCACACCACTCTGCTCTGATGTAA
- the LOC108923450 gene encoding frizzled-3-like isoform X2, with the protein MVNLQCSPDLRPFLCALHAPVCTEYGRVSLPCRSLCLQAQHDCQKLMDMFGVAWPEEMDCNRFPDCHESYPRAVDLIASTEPTDQSSLTVQRDYGFWCPRELKMEPELSYSFLGVRDCSPPCPNMYFRHDELNFARYFIGVVSIVCLSATLFTFLTFLIDVTRFRYPERPIIFYAVCYMMVSLVFFLGFLLGDRVACNAASPGQYRASTVTQGSHNKACTLLFMGLYFFTMAGSVWWVILTITWFLAAVPKWGSEAIEKKALLFHASAWGVPGALTVTLLAMNKIEGDNVSGVCFVGLYDVAALRWFLLAPLCLDVLVGVVLLLAGIVALNRVRMEIPLEKENQDKLVKFMIRIGVFSVLYLVPLLVVIGCYFYEQSYRSVWETTWVQERCREYHIPCPYQVEQTSRPDLVLFLMKYLMVLVVGIPSVFWVGSKKTCFEWASFLHGRRRKDSGVNESRQVLQEPDFAQSLLRDPNAPIIRKSRGTSTQGTSTHASSTHLAMMDEQRSKAGSVHSKMSSYHGSLHRSRDGGYTPCSYRGTEERPTHGSLPRLNEQSQHSSMQRLDSQSRHSSVRDLSNVSPALITHGTSMNRVIEEDGASA; encoded by the exons ATGGTGAACCTGCAGTGCTCCCCGGACCTACGGCCCTTCCTGTGTGCACTCCACGCTCCTGTCTGCACCGAGTATGGCCGTGTGTCCCTGCCGTGCCGCAGTCTGTGCCTTCAGGCCCAGCACGACTGCCAGAAGCTCATGGACATGTTCGGCGTGGCCTGGCCAGAGGAGATGGACTGCAACAG GTTCCCAGACTGTCATGAGTCTTACCCGCGTGCAGTAGACCTGATTGCCAGCACAGAGCCCACAGACCAGTCATCCTTGACGGTGCAGCGCGACTATGGCTTCTGGTGCCCTCGGGAGCTTAAGATGGAGCCTGAGCTGAGCTACTCCTTTTTGGGGGTGCGGGACTGCTCCCCGCCCTGCCCCAACATGTATTTTCGTCACGATGAGCTCAACTTCGCCCGCTACTTCATTGGTGTCGTGTCcatcgtctgtctgtctgccacGCTCTTCACCTTCCTCACGTTCCTCATCGATGTGACCCGCTTCCGCTACCCCGAGCGGCCCATCATCTTCTACGCCGTGTGCTACATGATGGTGTCCCTGGTGTTCTTCTTGGGCTTCCTGCTGGGCGACCGCGTTGCCTGCAATGCTGCCAGTCCCGGGCAGTATCGTGCCTCCACAGTCACCCAGGGCTCCCACAACAAGGCCTGCACACTGCTCTTCATGGGACTCTACTTCTTCACCATGGCAGGCAGCGTCTGGTGGGTCATTCTCACCATCACTTGGTTCCTGGCAGCTGTGCCCAAGTGGGGCAGCGAGGCCATCGAGAAGAAGGCTCTGCTCTTCCACGCTAGCGCATGGGGCGTTCCCGGCGCTCTCACGGTGACGCTGCTGGCCATGAATAAGATTGAGGGTGACAACGTGAGCGGCGTCTGCTTTGTGGGACTGTACGACGTGGCGGCGCTGCGTTGGTTCCTGCTGGCCCCGCTCTGTCTGGACGTGCTGGTGGgcgtggtgctgctgctggcgggCATCGTGGCCCTGAACCGCGTGCGCATGGAAATCCCGCTGGAGAAGGAGAATCAGGACAAGCTGGTGAAGTTCATGATCCGCATTGGCGTCTTCTCCGTTCTCTACCTGGTCCCCCTGCTGGTGGTCATTGGCTGCTACTTCTACGAGCAGAGCTACCGCTCTGTGTGGGAGACCACGTGGGTGCAGGAACGATGCCGCGAGTACCACATCCCCTGTCCCTACCAG GTGGAGCAGACCAGCCGGCCAGATCTGGTCCTTTTTCTCATGAAGTACCTGAtggtgctggtggtgggcaTCCCCTCTGTCTTCTGGGTGGGCAGCAAGAAGACATGCTTCGAGTGGGCCAGCTTCCTCCACGGCCGCCGGCGGAAAGA TAGCGGCGTCAACGAGAGTCGCCAAGTGCTGCAGGAGCCCGACTTCGCACAGTCGCTCCTGCGGGATCCCAACGCGCCCATCATCCGCAAGTCCCGCGGTACCTCGACTCAGGGCACTTCCACCCACGCCTCCTCCACCCACCTGGCAATGATGGATGAGCAGCGCAGCAAGGCAGGCAGTGTGCACAGCAAGATGAGCAGCTACCACGGCAGCCTGCACCGCTCGCGAGACGGCGG GTACACTCCCTGCAGCTACCGTGGTACAGAGGAGCGCCCCACCCACGGGAGCCTCCCCCGCCTCAATGAGCAGTCCCAGCACAGCAGCATGCAGCGTCTCGATAGCCAATCGCGGCACAGTAGCGTGCGGGACCTGAGCAATGTCTCGCCTGCTCTCATCACCCATGGCACCAGTATGAACCGTGTCATCGAAGAGGATGGGGCCAGTGCTTGA